A region from the Arachis ipaensis cultivar K30076 chromosome B01, Araip1.1, whole genome shotgun sequence genome encodes:
- the LOC107642268 gene encoding LRR receptor-like serine/threonine-protein kinase HSL2 isoform X5, translating into MCPRRPAAFSRRPSHATLCNHPSVLQLFRDVKSNNILLDHEFRPHAANFGLAKTLQREAGDRDAGAGASAMSRVPGSYEYIAPGAKLIND; encoded by the exons ATGTGTCCACGCCGCCCTGCTGCGTTTAGCCGCCGACCGTCGCACGCCACTCTCTGCAATCATCCCAGTGTTCTCCAATTG TTCAGGGATGTGAAGAGCAATAACATATTGCTTGATCATGAGTTTAGGCCTCATGCAGCGAATTTTGGGCTTGCTAAGACCTTGCAGCGTGAGGCAGGTGACAGAGATGCTGGTGCTGGTGCCAGTGCCATGTCCAGAGTTCCTGGATCATATGAATACATTGCCCCGG GAGCAAAGCTTATAAATGATTGA
- the LOC107642268 gene encoding LRR receptor-like serine/threonine-protein kinase HSL2 isoform X3, whose translation MLPRKPFSSEGVDDALPSPSCNSNHVCVHAALLRLAADRRTPLSAIIPVFSNWDVKSNNILLDHEFRPHAANFGLAKTLQREAGDRDAGAGASAMSRVPGSYEYIAPGAKLIND comes from the exons ATGTTGCCGCGGAAGCCCTTCTCGTCTGAAGGCGTCGATGACGCATTGCCTTCTCCAAGCTGCAACAGCAATCACGTATGTGTCCACGCCGCCCTGCTGCGTTTAGCCGCCGACCGTCGCACGCCACTCTCTGCAATCATCCCAGTGTTCTCCAATTG GGATGTGAAGAGCAATAACATATTGCTTGATCATGAGTTTAGGCCTCATGCAGCGAATTTTGGGCTTGCTAAGACCTTGCAGCGTGAGGCAGGTGACAGAGATGCTGGTGCTGGTGCCAGTGCCATGTCCAGAGTTCCTGGATCATATGAATACATTGCCCCGG GAGCAAAGCTTATAAATGATTGA
- the LOC107642268 gene encoding LRR receptor-like serine/threonine-protein kinase HSL2 isoform X4, producing MCPRRPAAFSRRPSHATLCNHPSVLQLFRDVKSNNILLDHEFRPHAANFGLAKTLQREAGDRDAGAGASAMSRVPGSYEYIAPEYAYTLYMLMMRC from the exons ATGTGTCCACGCCGCCCTGCTGCGTTTAGCCGCCGACCGTCGCACGCCACTCTCTGCAATCATCCCAGTGTTCTCCAATTG TTCAGGGATGTGAAGAGCAATAACATATTGCTTGATCATGAGTTTAGGCCTCATGCAGCGAATTTTGGGCTTGCTAAGACCTTGCAGCGTGAGGCAGGTGACAGAGATGCTGGTGCTGGTGCCAGTGCCATGTCCAGAGTTCCTGGATCATATGAATACATTGCCCCGG AGTATGCTTATACGCTCTATATGCTTATGATGAGATGTTGA
- the LOC107642268 gene encoding LRR receptor-like serine/threonine-protein kinase HSL2 isoform X2 encodes MLPRKPFSSEGVDDALPSPSCNSNHVCVHAALLRLAADRRTPLSAIIPVFSNWDVKSNNILLDHEFRPHAANFGLAKTLQREAGDRDAGAGASAMSRVPGSYEYIAPEYAYTLYMLMMRC; translated from the exons ATGTTGCCGCGGAAGCCCTTCTCGTCTGAAGGCGTCGATGACGCATTGCCTTCTCCAAGCTGCAACAGCAATCACGTATGTGTCCACGCCGCCCTGCTGCGTTTAGCCGCCGACCGTCGCACGCCACTCTCTGCAATCATCCCAGTGTTCTCCAATTG GGATGTGAAGAGCAATAACATATTGCTTGATCATGAGTTTAGGCCTCATGCAGCGAATTTTGGGCTTGCTAAGACCTTGCAGCGTGAGGCAGGTGACAGAGATGCTGGTGCTGGTGCCAGTGCCATGTCCAGAGTTCCTGGATCATATGAATACATTGCCCCGG AGTATGCTTATACGCTCTATATGCTTATGATGAGATGTTGA
- the LOC107642268 gene encoding receptor-like protein kinase 5 isoform X1, giving the protein MLPRKPFSSEGVDDALPSPSCNSNHVCVHAALLRLAADRRTPLSAIIPVFSNWDVKSNNILLDHEFRPHAANFGLAKTLQREAGDRDAGAGASAMSRVPGSYEYIAPGKFFGRFLGIIQME; this is encoded by the exons ATGTTGCCGCGGAAGCCCTTCTCGTCTGAAGGCGTCGATGACGCATTGCCTTCTCCAAGCTGCAACAGCAATCACGTATGTGTCCACGCCGCCCTGCTGCGTTTAGCCGCCGACCGTCGCACGCCACTCTCTGCAATCATCCCAGTGTTCTCCAATTG GGATGTGAAGAGCAATAACATATTGCTTGATCATGAGTTTAGGCCTCATGCAGCGAATTTTGGGCTTGCTAAGACCTTGCAGCGTGAGGCAGGTGACAGAGATGCTGGTGCTGGTGCCAGTGCCATGTCCAGAGTTCCTGGATCATATGAATACATTGCCCCGGGTAAGTTCTTTGGTAGATTTTTGGGTATTATTCAAATGGAATGA
- the LOC107642259 gene encoding uncharacterized protein LOC107642259, with amino-acid sequence MSKMSEQKQKKQQSLLSRLKRAVQKVRFLLSSTIISRTWHAASLIRRASSLGKRHLSFNDPPGLKICSSDNETDSEGSPSRGPGPGLQRTISYPSADEDDIDRRAEMFIANFRKQLRMERQISLQLRYHREHSFELISP; translated from the coding sequence ATGAGTAAAATGAGCGAACAGAAGCAGAAGAAGCAGCAGTCTTTGTTAAGCCGCCTTAAGAGGGCGGTGCAGAAGGTGAGGTTTCTGCTAAGCTCCACCATTATCAGCCGCACATGGCATGCCGCATCCCTCATCCGCCGCGCTTCTTCACTAGGCAAAAGGCATCTTAGTTTCAATGATCCACCTGGACTGAAGATTTGTTCTTCGGATAATGAAACGGATTCGGAAGGTTCGCCTTCGCGTGGGCCTGGGCCTGGGCTTCAGAGGACTATAAGCTATCCATCCGCGGATGAAGATGATATTGATAGAAGAGCAGAGATGTTCATAGCTAATTTCAGAAAGCAACTTCGTATGGAGAGGCAAATCTCCTTGCAGCTACGTTACCACAGAGAGCACAGCTTTGAGTTGATTTCTCCATGA
- the LOC107620434 gene encoding beta-1,3-galactosyltransferase 6: MAKSQKTNRGRCFIFPCFIFIFFLCILASINEVRFQGLLRFGRCKIPNQSSSSSSLLASNNDQELRILIAVLTLPDQYLRRHFLRLVYGTQTLPEGTKIDVKFVFCNLTKEEQKVMVALEIMRYDDIIILNCTENMNKGKTSTFFRSLPEIFNETDGSDGQHYPPYHYVMKADDDTYVRLNSLVESLKPLPREDFYYGFVIPCGSMDPFKHYMSGMGFLVSWDIVEWIHDSDIPKQHVEGPEDKVFGDWMRWGKKGKNRYNAKWSMYNYPDPPSVCSHDLWPNTIAVHLLKNPEKWIRTLTFFNVTQNLKPSKLYHIS, translated from the coding sequence ATGGCCAAGTCCCAAAAGACAAACCGTGGACGCTGCTTTATATTCCCttgtttcatcttcatcttcttcctctgcaTCCTCGCTTCCATTAACGAAGTCCGCTTCCAGGGCTTACTCAGGTTCGGTCGTTGTAAAATACcaaatcaatcatcatcatcatcatctttactTGCTTCTAATAATGACCAAGAGCTTCGAATCCTAATAGCCGTTCTAACACTACCCGACCAGTACTTGCGCCGCCACTTCCTCCGCCTCGTTTACGGCACACAAACACTCCCGGAGGGAACCAAAATTGACGTGAAGTTTGTATTCTGCAACCTCACGAAGGAAGAGCAAAAGGTGATGGTGGCCCTTGAGATCATGCGCTATGATgacatcatcatcctcaactgcACTGAAAACATGAACAAAGGCAAAACCTCTACCTTCTTTCGGAGTTTGCCGGAGATCTTCAACGAAACAGATGGCAGTGATGGACAACATTACCCTCCTTACCATTATGTGATGAAAGCAGACGATGATACATATGTGAGACTCAACAGTTTGGTGGAATCGTTGAAACCATTGCCAAGGGAGGATTTCTACTATGGATTCGTGATACCGTGTGGTAGCATGGACCCTTTCAAGCACTATATGTCTGGGATGGGGTTCTTGGTCTCTTGGGACATTGTGGAGTGGATTCATGATTCTGATATTCCAAAGCAGCATGTGGAAGGTCCTGAAGATAAGGTCTTTGGAGATTGGATGAGATGGGGTAAGAAAGGGAAGAACAGGTATAATGCTAAATGGTCTATGTACAATTATCCTGATCCACCTTCTGTGTGTTCCCATGACCTTTGGCCTAATACTATTGCTGTTCATTTGTTGAAGAATCCAGAAAAATGGATTAGGACTCTTACATTTTTCAATGTCACTCAAAATCTGAAGCCATCAAAATTATATCATATAAGTTAG
- the LOC107642334 gene encoding mitochondrial outer membrane protein porin 4 has product MGNGPAPFSDIGKRAKDLLYKDYNFDQKFSLSIPSTTGLGLIATGLKKDQIFVGDINTLYKSGNTIVDVKVDTYSNVTTKITVNDILHGTKAALSFNIPDHKSGKLYVHYVHPHAAIDSSIGLNPSPQLEVSAAIGSKDLCLGAEVGFNTTSASFTKYNAGIAFNRPDFSAALMLADKGQNLKASYIHYVDRPDGLTVAAEITHRFSSFENRFTIGSSQSIDPITVLKTRFSDDGKAALQVQRAWRPNSLITLSAEYDSTKIFGSSTRLGLGLALKP; this is encoded by the exons ATGGGTAATGGTCCAGCACCATTTTCTGATATTGGCAAAAGGGCAAAAG ATCTTTTGTACAAGGATTACAACTTTGATCAGAAGTTTAGCTTGTCCATCCCTAGCACCACTGGATTG GGCCTTATAGCTACTGGATTGAAGAAGGATCAAATTTTTGTTGGTGACATAAACACCCTTTACAAGAGTGGAAATACTATAGTGGATGTGAAAGTTGATACATACTCTAAT GTAACTACAAAAATCACGGTGAATGATATCTTGCATGGTACTAAAGCTGCTTTGAGCTTCAATATACCTGATCACAAGTCTGGGAAG CTGTATGTACATTATGTTCATCCTCATGCTGCCATTGATTCTAGTATTGGCTTGAATCCATCCCCTCAATTGGAGGTTTCTGCTGCAATTGGCAGCAAGGATCTTTGTCTGGGTGCTGAAGTCGGATTTAACACAACTTCTGCTTCATTCACAAAATATAATGCTGGAATTGCTTTCAATAGACCAGATTTTTCTGCAGCTCTTATGTT GGCTGACAAAGGACAGAACTTGAAGGCATCCTATATTCATTATGTGGATCGCCCAGATGGATTAACAGTAGCTGCTGAAATTACTCACAGGTTTTCCAGCTTTGAAAACAGATTTACTATTGGGAGTTCACAGTCAATAGATCCAATTACAGTCTTAAAGACTAGATTCAGTGATGATGGAAAAGCTGCTCTCCAAGTCCAGCGAGCATGGAGGCCGAATTCACTAATAACCCTATCTGCTGAATATGACTCCACAAAAATCTTTGGTTCATCTACAAGGCTTGGTCTTGGTCTTGCTCTCAAGCCATGA